From a region of the Drosophila ananassae strain 14024-0371.13 chromosome XL, ASM1763931v2, whole genome shotgun sequence genome:
- the LOC6504061 gene encoding uncharacterized protein LOC6504061 isoform X2, protein MLHNNAPWLPPHQQPQQQQQQQHPPPPQQQQQHPSHLPPTQQQQQQHPHQQQQPVYASQMFQQQPQQPNYWPENPQDPHQQQQQQQQSLNYNNYYGGQQLPQQQQQQQLPQQPPQQPLQQDLSYPLETPQYIMDPLDNNNRSRNDGWGDWGDWNDNSINNNNNNTAGSTTSEPSNGDQLLEDAFNVQSSPGNWQVFPSSNSTNNNNNNNSVELPPPAEQPNSNLQHHHQPPQQQLFHQPLHSPPELGQEPELDAIVPPMAFQNQPSGVTEIAPPPLPPTSLATVGLPPAVGAPPPAAASPPAPALVAPPAALPPSLAPAAGPPPAGGNPFKRSTGLSKRVNILASPAGGAPGGAPAVAPVAPVASPLVAPPPESQPDAFNVLAPVPAPLPTSLPAPLPAPSTSFYAPTPLPPASNVVEQPDNQEVLSAPNDERAQYLQTSHLSEQLDLEADQDAGLLPPPGLSRLVLGQPELESQQQRLVTGATEQPAQAQAALHMEERLADGEDTSEGEQIPARRVVTGVEISAIPVVLPVREQREVVLDGENLEDRDDILPAVAQAELPSSAHHILPPDDLPPVEHSPLLSNSDVQMMIQQNKQLPLEKKRSVGPRGNTSLDLESEDESDEFLQSERERDRERERERKRERDRDRRDLAEDRRAGRGRSHGHYNTYDGETEDSVRGGTSHHSDSKTLRDSHPRRSHDSNRQHQVADHEWERDRDRDRERERDRNGGRERGGDRDRDRDRKRDRNWRPRSHKYHSGGEDHDRSYDHSRRYNYDGESDNRDINQIDGELEGSGGPGTGGASGGGRSSKTGRQDYDEYERERERDRDRNYGSRRSTKQSSGEKYRSSGSNRRSYDNQGRAGNRHPDLRHWDGYEEYRRKSSRNSDLEKERINGGNPNSQAGGGSAGGGSGSGKRNRNYDQYAAGGYDPYGMYEQISRNPQAYADLYAKFYGQMINSMTAAVNVVASKTNVPGGGGGVIVPGASTTQLVAAPPGSDAAALQRERERYTHAYINQANEFHRQHFKELIYQKHHQQQQQQQQQHQLHQQHHHHLQQQQDILNSSYTEDNTSYYGSVFHPNPYSNLSHAGSLSNLNGGDGRSSRCGPIYAGSECGLDIRAATEAAPSTYGGTSVSGVVTTAVARPPRRRTPLLFSRPHLVASYSMSLLLKVKPKFAGRGRLRNDVEVAPPRIRDGTSSLLRMYPGPLQGRKLHKDKIISFCKDQIRLGPTRGCTVLYATQKKPQGSVDKYRASHALMWHLLILLLRQNGYIADTDVGDLLLENQQEYPYNPSEFETEAEPDAEAETGTDPDAGTAEKAAFSDAESVEAVGEETSAGTTGANSSSAAGSGTTPSSAGAAGGPSPLSEQAATDKFRSYVLRGNVEEALQWATDNGLWTHAFFLALYEDRYALTDVAQKFLSRAIKTNDPLQTLYQMKSCHTPACVSQLRDERWGDWRSHLSILVTNKSRQPEYDRSSVVALGDTLFQRGDIYAAHFCYLVAQEEFGRYDSSATEQASLTANVPRLILLGASHYKHFNEFASNEAIIMTEIYEYARSLSDPKFSIAPFQHYKFLLATRILDYGQHFRCTNYLEQIARHIELKPDSYDPDFIQRVCGLAERLRYHDPILINRVSFASPPNATGKDSAAPEEKAWLRQLRALADVPQPEQQQQQDPLHQQQQQQQQLQQHDINQQFAEVNQQFKELNMQYVGANLESTLQAQKPQEVPQPQQNLYYDPNAIPSQYETTEYEQAPEASGSAAAPALAPVAAYPGYNYLPNDVDNTTTPAAELYDPNISQMPQQHPGQPQDYPSYDQPADSGAPGGGNYGYDYWSGSQQPPYGDELQTSRPAISMPKSKSYDDEDGDGGGGHGGNAHPGHKAAGSSAEATSLGKQAAGKPNSGDHGAPGNQNSGWFGGLWNKVFVKNKNQMILPDDKNPTIVWDKERKCWTNTEGGAEEVESFKPPPKMSDMGMGGGPAGGGGPGAGGPPLPPPGLAAGPPSLPAVAAPTFMEPTPSQSIDYTAAPAQPEWLPVAPLPAPSPGLAPSPAPAAAPAAAAAAPGGAQPKLQSNMFKMQRNRTLKNSYVDVFNPSGAPMSAAPESVLAPIMAPAAVPQGGYFVPQ, encoded by the exons ATGTTGCACAACAATGCTCCCTGGCTGCCACCGCatcagcagccgcagcagcagcagcagcagcaacatcctcctcctccgcagcagcagcagcagcatcctTCACATCTGCCACccacgcagcagcagcagcaacagcatccgcatcagcagcagcaacctgTCTATGCCAGCCAAATGTTTCAACAGCAACCACAGCAGCCCAACTATTGGCCAGAGAATCCCCAGGATCctcaccagcagcagcagcagcagcagcaatccCTGAACTACAACAACTACTACGGAGGACAGCAACttccgcagcagcagcagcagcagcaacttcCGCAGCAACCGCCCCAGCAACCACTGCAGCAGGACCTCTCGTATCCTTTGGAAACCCCTCAGTACATCATGGATCCTTtggacaacaacaacagatcCCGGAACGATGGCTGGGGAGATTGGGGCGATTGGAATGATAATAGCatcaataacaacaacaacaataccGCTGGAAGCACCACCAGCGAGCCATCTAATGGTGATCAGCTCCTGGAGGATGCCTTCAATGTACAATCCTCGCCAGGCAACTGGCAGGTCTTtcccagcagcaacagcaccaacaacaacaacaataacaatagtGTGGAGCTGCCACCGCCCGCTGAACAGCCAAATAGTAACCTgcaacaccaccaccaaccGCCACAGCAGCAGTTGTTCCACCAGCCGCTGCACTCCCCGCCAGAGCTGGGCCAGGAGCCGGAACTAGATGCCATTGTGCCGCCCATGGCGTTCCAGAATCAGCCCAGCGGAGTGACGGAAATAGCTCCACCTCCTCTACCACCCACATCACTGGCTACGGTGGGACTACCCCCGGCTGTGGGAGCTCCACCACCGGCAGCAGCATCTCCGCCAGCTCCGGCACTGGTGGCGCCACCGGCAGCCCTTCCTCCTAGCCTGGCACCTGCCGCTGGCCCGCCGCCCGCAGGCGGTAATCCCTTCAAGCGGTCCACGGGTCTCAGCAAGCGGGTCAACATTCTGGCCAGTCCGGCAGGAGGAGCACCAGGAGGAGCACCAGCAGTAGCACCAGTAGCTCCAGTAGCATCGCCCCTGGTGGCTCCTCCGCCCGAATCCCAACCAGATGCCTTCAATGTACTGGCTCCCGTGCCAGCTCCTCTTCCAACATCACTCCCAGCTCCACTACCAGCTCCCAGCACATCCTTCTATGCCCCAACACCACTGCCGCCCGCATCCAATGTCGTGGAGCAGCCGGATAACCAGGAGGTGCTCTCGGCGCCCAATGATGAGCGTGCCCAGTACCTGCAGACCAGCCATTTGTCGGAGCAGCTGGATCTGGAGGCGGATCAGGACGCTGGACTGCTGCCGCCGCCAGGACTGTCGCGTCTGGTGCTTGGACAGCCGGAGCTGGAgtcgcagcagcagcgccTCGTAACCGGCGCCACCGAGCAGCCGGCTCAGGCCCAGGCGGCCCTGCACATGGAGGAGCGACTGGCCGACGGCGAGGACACCTCGGAGGGTGAACAGATCCCGGCCAGGCGGGTGGTAACCGGCGTGGAGATATCCGCCATTCCGGTCGTCCTGCCGGTGCGGGAGCAGCGCGAAGTGGTCCTCGATGGCGAGAATCTGGAGGATCGCGACGATATCCTGCCGGCAGTGGCGCAGGCCGAGCTGCCGTCCTCAGCACATCACATCCTGCCCCCGGATGACCTGCCGCCCGTGGAGCACTCGCCCCTGCTGTCCAACTCGGACGTCCAGATGATGATCCAGCAGAACAAGCAGCTGCCGCTGGAGAAGAAGCGCTCGGTGGGCCCCAGGGGAAACACCTCGCTGGACCTGGAGTCCGAGGACGAGTCGGACGAGTTCCTCCAAAGCGAACGGGAGCGGGATCGTGAGCGGGAACGGGAGCGGAAGCGAGAACGTGACCGAGATCGCCGGGATCTGGCCGAGGATCGGCGCGCCGGACGTGGACGCAGCCACGGACACTACAATACCTATGACGGGGAAACGGAGGACTCGGTTCGGGGCGGCACCTCGCACCACAGCGACTCGAAGACCCTGCGGGACTCTCATCCGCGTCGCAGCCACGACTCGAATCGCCAGCACCAGGTGGCGGATCATGAATGGGAACGGGACCGGGATCGGGATCGTGAAAGGGAACGGGACAGGAACGGCGGCCGGGAGCGTGGCGGCGACcgggatcgggatcgggatcgTAAGCGGGATCGCAACTGGCGTCCCCGATCGCACAAGTACCACAGTGGTGGCGAGGACCATGACCGGTCCTACGACCACTCCCGGCGCTACAACTACGACGGCGAGTCGGACAATCGCGACATCAACCAGATCGACGGGGAGCTGGAGGGTAGCGGTGGTCCCGGAACCGGTGGAGCCTCTGGCGGCGGCCGGAGCAGCAAGACCGGTCGCCAGGACTACGATGAGTACGAGAGGGAACGGGAACGGGATCGGGACAGGAACTACGGCAGCAGGCGGTCCACCAAGCAGTCATCCGGCGAGAAGTACCGCTCCTCCGGCTCAAACCGACGCAGCTACGACAACCAGGGCAGAG CTGGGAATCGTCATCCGGATCTGAGGCACTGGGACGGCTATGAGGAGTACCGCCGAAAGAGCTCTCGCAACAGCGATCTGGAGAAGGAGCGGATCAACGGCGGGAATCCCAACTCGCAAGCTGGTGGTGGTTCGGCCGGTGGTGGATCGGGTTCTGGGAAGCGTAACCGCAACTACGACCAGTATGCCGCCGGTGGCTACGATCCCTATGGCATGTACGAACAAATATCCCGCAATCCCCAGGCCTATGCCGACTTGTACGCCAAGTTCTATGGCCAGATGATCAACTCGATGACGGCGGCCGTCAATGTGGTGGCCTCCAAGACCAATGTGccaggtggtggtggtggtgtcaTAGTCCCGGGTGCCTCAACGACCCAGTTGGTGGCGGCTCCACCTGGAAGTGATGCAGCTGCTCTGCAAAGGGAACGCGAGAG gtaTACACATGCATACATAAATCAAGCCAATGAATTCCATCGACAACATTTCAAAGAGTTGATCTACCAGAAGCatcaccaacaacaacaacaacagcaacagcaacaccagctACACCaacaacatcatcatcatctacaacaacaacaggataTACTGAACAGCAGTTATACGGAGGATAATACCAGTTATTATGGATCAGTTTTCCATCCAAATCCATACTCGAATCTATCCCATGCCGGATCGCTGAGTAACTTAAATGGCGGCGATGGACGCTCCTCCCGCTGTGGACCCATTTATGCCGGTTCCGAGTGCGGACTCGATATCAG AGCTGCCACGGAAGCGGCGCCATCGACCTACGGCGGAACTAGTGTCTCCGGTGTGGTCACCACGGCCGTGGCCCGTCCGCCCCGCCGGCGCACACCGCTGCTCTTTAGTCGACCCCACCTGGTGGCCTCCTACTCCATGAGCCTGCTGCTGAAGGTGAAGCCCAAGTTCGCGGGACGCGGTCGGCTTCGGAACGACGTGGAAGTGGCACCACCGCGCATCCGTGACGGAACTAGCAGCCTGCTGCGCATGTATCCGGGTCCGTTGCAGGGCCGGAAGTTGCACAAGGACAAGATCATTAGCTTCTGCAAGGATCAGATCCGGCTGGGGCCCACCCGCGGCTGTACGGTGCTCTATGCCACGCAGAAGAAACCCCAGGGCAGTGTGGACAAGTACCGAGCCTCCCATGCCCTCATGTGGCATCTCCTGATCCTCCTCTTGCGCCAGAATGGG TACATTGCCGACACGGATGTGGGTGATCTGTTGCTGGAGAACCAACAGGAATATCCCTACAATCCCAGCGAATTTGAAACGGAAGCTGAACCCGATGCTGAGGCAGAGACTGGCACTGATCCGGATGCTGGGACGGCGGAGAAGGCCGCCTTCTCGGACGCCGAAAGTGTGGAGGCGGTGGGCGAGGAGACGTCGGCGGGCACCACGGGTGCCAATTCGTCGAGTGCAGCTGGCAGTGGCACCACTCCCAGCAGTGCTGGAG CTGCTGGAGGTCCGTCGCCACTCTCGGAGCAGGCTGCCACTGATAAGTTCCGCAGCTATGTCCTGCGAGGGAACGTGGAGGAGGCACTCCAATGGGCCACCGATAATGGCCTGTGGACGCACGCCTTCTTCCTGGCCCTGTACGAGGATCGTTATGCCCTGACCGATGTGGCGCAGAAGTTCCTCAGTCGCGCCATCAAGACCAATGATCCCTTGCAGACGCTCTACCAGATGAAGTCCTGCCACACGCCGGCCTGCGTCAGCCAGCTGCGGGACGAGCGTTGGGGCGACTGGCGCTCTCATCTCTCCATTCTGGTGACCAACAAGAGCCGACAGCCCGAGTACGATCGGAGTTCGGTGGTGGCTCTGGGCGATACCCTGTTCCAGCGTGGCGACATCTATGCGGCACACTTCTGTTATCTGGTGGCCCAGGAGGAGTTCGGACGGTATGATAGCTCCGCCACCGAGCAGGCTAGCCTCACGGCGAACGTGCCCCGACTGATCCTGTTGGGCGCCTCGCACTACAAACACTTCAATGAGTTCGCCAGCAACGAGGCCATCATCATGACCGAGATCTACGAGTATGCTCGCTCCCTGTCGGATCCCAAGTTCAGCATCGCTCCATTCCAGCACTACAAGTTCCTGCTGGCCACCCGGATACTCGACTATGGCCAGCACTTCCGTTGCACCAACTACCTGGAGCAGATAGCTCGTCATATTGAGCTGAAGCCGGATAGCTATGACCCGGATTTCATTCAAAGG GTGTGTGGCTTGGCGGAACGACTGCGCTATCATGATCCCATTCTGATCAATCGGGTGTCCTTCGCCAGTCCACCGAATGCCACTGGCAAGGACAGTGCTGCTCCGGAGGAGAAGGCCTGGCTGCGTCAGCTCCGAGCTCTGGCCGATGTG CCACAACcggaacagcagcagcagcaggacccactgcatcagcagcaacagcaacagcagcagctgcagcagcacgACATCAACCAACAGTTCGCGGAGGTGAACCAACAGTTCAAGGAGCTGAACATGCAGTACGTTGGCGCCAACCTGGAGAGCACCCTGCAGGCCCAGAAGCCCCAGGAAGTGCCCCAGCCGCAGCAGAACCTCTACTACGACCCGAACGCCATTCCGAGTCAGTACGAAACGACGGAGTACGAGCAGGCGCCGGAGGCGAGTGGCTCTGCAGCAGCACCGGCACTGGCTCCGGTGGCAGCCTATCCCGGTTACAATTACCTCCCGAACGATGTGGATAACACGACCACGCCGGCAGCAGAGCTCTACGACCCAAATATAAGTCAGATGCCGCAGCAGCATCCTGGACAGCCGCAGGACTATCCATCCTACGACCAGCCAGCAGATTCAGGCGCTCCCGGAGGCGGGAACTATGGCTACGACTACTGGTCGGGATCCCAGCAGCCTCCCTACGGGGATGAG CTCCAGACATCACGTCCGGCCATATCCATGCCCAAGTCCAAGAGCTACGACGACGAGGACGGTGACGGTGGTGGTGGACATGGCGGAAATGCCCATCCTGGTCACAAGGCAGCCGGTAGCTCCGCGGAGGCGACATCACTTGGCAAGCAGGCGGCGGGGAAACCAAACAGCGGGGATCATGG TGCTCCTGGCAACCAGAACTCCGGCTGGTTCGGCGGTCTCTGGAACAAGGTCTTCGTGAAGAACAAGAACCAAATGATCCTGCCGGACGACAAGAATCCCACCATCGTCTGGGACAAGGAGCGCAAGTGCTGGACCAACACCGAGGGTGGTGCCGAGGAGGTGGAGAGCTTTAAGCCGCCGCCCAAGATGAGTGATATGGGAATGGGAGGAGGACcggctggaggaggaggaccgggagcaggaggacctCCTCTGCCACCCCCAGGGCTAGCAGCTGGACCACCATCCCTGCCAGCCGTAGCAGCGCCCACGTTCATGGAGCCAACTCCGTCGCAGTCCATTGATTATACGGCAGCACCGGCGCAGCCCGAGTGGCTACCAGTGGCTCCACTACCTGCCCCATCACCCGGCCTGGCTCCCTCCCCggcgccagcagcagcaccagcagcagcagcagctgctccc